One window of Methanospirillum lacunae genomic DNA carries:
- a CDS encoding class I SAM-dependent methyltransferase: MDEVTQKNSQLWADFWLESTKHNKNRGSFQSTFWDAMSSRFAKNRSPEKEEDRVKTVFDLIRTTGLELNGAEVLDIGAGTGSFSIPLAKLGARVTAIDFSEGMLKNLKMRADKENVPVRIMKKSWDEIDLDKEGFRNSFDLVIGSMTPAVSDPLTFDLMMNASRRVCYYSGWVNRKWDKAYYDLHKMLFNSEYLEGVHGIYLPFMYLYLQGYHPEIVISQDSWKNETTIDEMTDVIASHFLGSQIDDPQVKTTIRKYLVQHGTDGKYYEESVTTYAMMVWDKQKKIDSAECKI, translated from the coding sequence ATGGATGAAGTAACACAAAAAAATAGTCAGTTATGGGCAGATTTCTGGCTTGAGTCAACTAAGCACAATAAAAATCGTGGTTCTTTTCAATCAACCTTCTGGGATGCCATGTCTTCCAGGTTTGCAAAGAACAGATCGCCTGAGAAAGAAGAAGACCGGGTAAAAACAGTCTTCGATCTGATAAGAACAACCGGCCTGGAATTAAACGGAGCAGAGGTTCTTGATATTGGAGCCGGAACTGGTTCGTTCTCGATTCCACTCGCAAAACTAGGAGCCAGAGTAACTGCCATAGATTTTTCAGAAGGTATGCTCAAAAATTTGAAGATGAGGGCAGATAAAGAGAACGTTCCTGTTCGCATCATGAAAAAATCCTGGGATGAGATTGATCTTGATAAGGAGGGTTTTCGCAACAGTTTTGACCTGGTTATTGGTTCAATGACTCCAGCTGTCAGTGATCCCCTGACATTTGATCTCATGATGAATGCATCAAGAAGGGTATGTTATTACAGCGGATGGGTAAACCGAAAATGGGATAAGGCCTATTATGATCTTCATAAAATGCTTTTCAATTCAGAGTATCTTGAAGGAGTCCATGGAATTTATCTTCCCTTTATGTACCTGTATCTCCAGGGATATCATCCGGAAATTGTGATTTCTCAGGACAGCTGGAAAAATGAGACAACAATAGATGAGATGACAGACGTTATTGCATCGCATTTTTTAGGTTCTCAAATTGATGATCCGCAGGTCAAAACTACTATTCGGAAATATCTTGTTCAACATGGAACTGATGGCAAGTACTATGAGGAGTCTGTAACAACATATGCCATGATGGTTTGGGATAAACAGAAGAAGATAGATTCAGCAGAGTGTAAAATATAA
- a CDS encoding ABC transporter substrate-binding protein translates to MGKDKPKNRKTNYYPILSILAILAIVFLTVTPISAAETQSGDTRTVVDAMGNTVVIPKTVDKIVALYGACSAPYVLSGLGAGDKLIGGLCFKTPMQVKVQPEYDNLETYKVQEYEGNIEELLKLKPDVVFGWYTLKNEKEMRDAGIPLVMLKSTNLSDEMKNIQIISEITNTQDTAKQLIDYFNDTVKKVGDKVSTIPETDRKKVLVLSKVNPIKAMGADARDGDLIRKAGGSFVTDKMPGFTVDLNMEEILKLDPDYIIVSPTGKTNYDDIMNNTSAWDSVRAKKEGHVYQAPIGVFYWDKSQIEPNLYLLWLTNLLYPDIISNETLKDEAKDYYKKFFAYDLTDEDYNAIMTHSR, encoded by the coding sequence ATGGGAAAGGACAAACCAAAGAATAGGAAAACAAATTATTATCCGATACTAAGTATTCTCGCAATTCTTGCGATAGTCTTTTTGACTGTCACCCCTATTAGTGCTGCAGAAACACAATCAGGGGATACCAGAACAGTTGTAGATGCAATGGGCAATACCGTTGTCATACCTAAAACTGTTGATAAAATAGTTGCTTTATATGGTGCTTGCAGTGCTCCGTATGTTTTATCGGGCCTTGGTGCTGGAGATAAACTTATTGGTGGGTTATGTTTTAAAACACCGATGCAGGTTAAAGTTCAGCCTGAATATGATAACCTAGAAACATATAAGGTTCAGGAGTATGAGGGTAACATCGAAGAACTCCTTAAACTAAAACCTGACGTAGTATTTGGTTGGTATACTCTTAAAAATGAAAAAGAGATGCGGGATGCAGGTATACCTCTTGTTATGTTAAAGTCGACTAATTTAAGCGATGAAATGAAAAATATTCAGATCATCTCCGAGATTACTAATACTCAGGATACTGCAAAGCAGTTGATTGATTACTTTAATGATACCGTTAAGAAGGTAGGAGATAAGGTATCAACAATACCTGAAACTGATCGAAAGAAAGTTTTGGTCCTTTCAAAAGTTAATCCAATTAAAGCAATGGGTGCAGATGCCAGAGATGGGGATTTAATAAGAAAAGCAGGAGGATCATTTGTAACTGATAAAATGCCCGGGTTTACCGTTGACCTTAACATGGAAGAGATCCTTAAACTTGATCCTGATTACATTATCGTTTCACCAACAGGAAAGACCAATTATGATGATATTATGAATAATACTTCTGCATGGGATTCTGTTAGGGCAAAGAAAGAAGGGCATGTATATCAGGCACCAATAGGAGTATTTTATTGGGATAAATCTCAGATTGAACCGAATCTCTACCTTCTTTGGCTAACGAACCTGTTATATCCAGATATCATTAGTAATGAAACATTAAAGGATGAAGCAAAAGATTATTACAAGAAATTCTTTGCATATGATCTAACTGATGAAGATTATAATGCCATTATGACTCATAGCAGATGA
- a CDS encoding class I SAM-dependent methyltransferase translates to MDQDQTEIIQYWTECWTSSLLTLDSISDDIQADIWNKRSHNFGKDGDEDRQKKKNKEFFDILEEAGFTPKGATVLDIGCGPGSLSLPLAQAGAHVTALDISHGMLERLSETAEQKGLSIKTIETSWWTVDIDKLGLRNSFDLVIASKTPSIRDVESFNRMVACSRDYCYFSGFIRKDPPKIPAEVYVQILKEVPEMNSFASAFIYPFMYLYSLGIHPIVRFAHRNMKYEEPWSEAAEKTIDSLKTRRDLSEDMKHQIQEYYKKMSKNGMSNSDYEMFSGSMVWQIQK, encoded by the coding sequence ATGGACCAAGATCAAACTGAAATTATCCAATATTGGACCGAATGCTGGACATCATCTCTGCTGACTCTGGATTCAATTTCAGACGACATTCAGGCTGATATCTGGAATAAACGATCACATAATTTTGGAAAAGATGGTGATGAAGACAGGCAGAAGAAAAAGAATAAAGAGTTTTTTGATATTTTAGAAGAAGCCGGTTTCACGCCAAAAGGGGCCACAGTACTTGATATCGGATGCGGGCCGGGATCTCTTTCGCTTCCGTTAGCTCAGGCTGGTGCTCATGTTACTGCACTGGATATCTCGCATGGAATGCTTGAGCGACTCAGTGAGACTGCTGAACAAAAGGGCCTGTCTATTAAAACCATAGAGACATCATGGTGGACGGTTGATATTGACAAACTGGGTTTGCGCAATTCTTTTGATCTGGTAATTGCATCAAAAACACCCAGTATCAGAGATGTTGAATCATTTAACCGCATGGTTGCCTGTTCTCGTGATTATTGTTATTTTAGTGGGTTTATCCGCAAAGATCCGCCAAAAATCCCAGCAGAAGTGTATGTTCAGATCCTGAAAGAAGTGCCTGAAATGAACTCCTTTGCTTCTGCATTTATCTACCCGTTTATGTACCTTTATTCACTTGGTATTCATCCAATTGTAAGGTTTGCTCATAGAAACATGAAATATGAGGAACCCTGGTCAGAGGCAGCAGAAAAGACTATTGACTCCCTGAAGACGAGAAGGGATTTGTCAGAAGATATGAAACACCAGATACAAGAATATTATAAAAAGATGTCTAAAAATGGAATGTCAAATTCTGATTATGAGATGTTTAGTGGTTCTATGGTCTGGCAGATTCAAAAATAA
- a CDS encoding GTP-binding protein: MKLITVAGPPSSGKTSVIIKTIIALGLPEKSVGVVKFDSLTSFDHQRYNENKIPNQTTFSGKICPDHHFVSNIEGAVEWGMKKNFSILVSESAGLCNRCSPHVYGILSICVIDNLSGVNTPRKIGPMLKYADIVVVTKGDIVSQAEREVFAFNIREVNAKATVLFVNGITGQGAFILSRYWQDALDIKTLRERKIRFTMPAAICSYCTGEIHIGERYQMGMVKRMVFDDA, from the coding sequence ATGAAATTAATTACCGTAGCGGGGCCTCCGTCTTCGGGAAAAACCTCTGTAATTATCAAAACAATAATTGCCCTTGGTTTACCGGAAAAGAGTGTAGGTGTTGTAAAATTTGACTCACTTACCTCTTTTGATCACCAGCGTTATAATGAAAATAAAATCCCGAATCAAACAACATTTTCTGGAAAAATATGCCCTGATCATCATTTTGTTAGTAACATCGAAGGGGCAGTTGAATGGGGAATGAAGAAAAATTTCTCGATTCTCGTATCAGAAAGTGCAGGTCTATGTAACAGATGCTCCCCGCATGTGTATGGTATTCTCTCGATTTGTGTCATAGATAACCTCTCCGGTGTTAATACTCCGAGAAAAATAGGTCCGATGCTGAAGTATGCTGACATTGTTGTAGTCACCAAAGGAGATATTGTTTCCCAGGCAGAACGCGAGGTCTTTGCCTTTAATATTCGAGAGGTCAATGCGAAAGCAACTGTATTATTTGTAAACGGGATAACCGGGCAGGGGGCGTTTATTCTTTCTCGATATTGGCAGGATGCACTTGATATCAAAACGCTTCGTGAACGAAAGATCAGGTTTACCATGCCTGCTGCAATTTGTTCATATTGTACCGGTGAGATCCATATCGGAGAGAGATACCAGATGGGAATGGTTAAACGGATGGTGTTTGACGACGCATGA
- a CDS encoding Fe-only nitrogenase accessory AnfO family protein — MISQIAVMHTYDGITTTLTDPGVITIYSKESSYWIPVRVMPFYLDQNKGMIQIREEARRLVSFLGDCKIFVAKAIKGIVFYELEKAHFDVWEISGRPHEFLDQVLDEEEKDILQQSKKTDIPSPVEISPGQYYLSLIEMHTIRPDVSSKQILLKFIQTGAYQKLEVVCSHVPPWITHELKSGCFSMQAENFGPEEVRLVLTKDM; from the coding sequence ATGATATCACAAATTGCAGTAATGCATACCTATGACGGAATAACAACTACACTTACAGATCCTGGTGTTATTACAATCTATTCCAAGGAGTCATCATATTGGATACCAGTCAGGGTTATGCCTTTTTATCTTGACCAAAATAAGGGTATGATTCAGATTCGTGAGGAAGCAAGAAGACTCGTATCATTCCTTGGAGATTGTAAAATTTTTGTTGCAAAGGCTATAAAAGGTATCGTATTTTATGAACTGGAAAAGGCCCATTTTGATGTATGGGAGATTTCAGGAAGGCCTCATGAATTTCTAGATCAGGTCTTGGATGAGGAAGAGAAGGATATATTGCAACAATCAAAGAAAACAGATATTCCATCTCCTGTTGAGATCTCCCCAGGACAGTATTATCTGTCTCTTATAGAGATGCATACAATAAGACCTGATGTAAGTAGTAAGCAGATACTTCTAAAGTTTATACAAACCGGTGCATATCAAAAACTTGAGGTGGTGTGTTCTCATGTTCCACCGTGGATCACTCATGAGTTGAAATCCGGATGTTTTTCCATGCAGGCCGAAAATTTCGGACCAGAAGAGGTACGATTGGTACTAACGAAGGATATGTAA
- a CDS encoding ATP-binding cassette domain-containing protein — translation MSDSDFETEISTVPIGDILRRYPLAVDYLANIRLDRVDETKTFPEILQTVDEDILAEFGLDRGEVISHFRAFLEAFSRKSDTIETISSITILGGNNKLGMPETVELTITAGEVVSIVGPTGAGKSRLLEDIECLAQRDTPTTRQILINGAVPDFTKRFSTGGKLVAQLSQNMNFVMDLTVQEFLEMHAKSRMISGSSEIVEKCFAVANSLAGEKFTLDTKVTQLSGGQSRSLMIADTALLSSSPIILIDELENAGIDRREAIKLLVGNEKIVLMSTHDPLLALRADKRIVIKNGGIAKVIETAPDEELTLLKIEAIDSILLDIRNQLRGGGVIANESIPEFMEN, via the coding sequence ATGAGTGATTCTGATTTTGAAACTGAGATCTCAACGGTACCTATTGGTGATATTCTTCGCCGGTATCCTCTGGCAGTAGATTATCTGGCAAATATACGGCTTGACAGGGTTGATGAAACAAAAACATTTCCTGAAATATTACAAACTGTTGATGAAGATATCCTGGCAGAATTCGGGCTTGATCGTGGAGAAGTTATATCCCATTTTCGTGCGTTTCTTGAGGCATTTTCCAGAAAAAGTGATACAATTGAAACGATCTCTTCAATAACAATTCTTGGTGGAAATAATAAACTGGGAATGCCTGAAACAGTGGAACTGACGATAACAGCCGGGGAGGTTGTAAGTATTGTAGGTCCTACCGGGGCGGGTAAAAGCCGGCTGCTTGAGGATATTGAATGTCTTGCTCAAAGGGATACTCCAACGACAAGGCAGATACTTATCAATGGAGCGGTTCCTGATTTTACGAAGAGATTTTCCACAGGAGGAAAACTGGTAGCCCAGCTCTCGCAGAACATGAATTTTGTCATGGATTTAACTGTTCAGGAATTTCTCGAGATGCATGCTAAGAGCCGGATGATATCAGGATCCTCTGAGATCGTGGAAAAATGTTTTGCAGTAGCCAATTCCCTTGCAGGTGAGAAATTCACATTAGACACGAAAGTTACACAGTTATCAGGTGGTCAGTCACGATCGCTGATGATCGCCGACACCGCTCTATTAAGTTCATCCCCGATTATCCTCATTGATGAACTTGAAAATGCGGGAATTGACAGGCGGGAAGCAATCAAACTCCTCGTGGGCAATGAAAAGATAGTCCTCATGTCGACACACGATCCTCTTCTGGCCCTTCGTGCTGATAAACGAATTGTCATCAAAAATGGCGGTATTGCAAAAGTTATTGAAACAGCACCTGATGAGGAACTGACACTCCTGAAGATTGAAGCAATTGATTCCATCCTTCTTGATATCCGCAATCAGCTTCGTGGAGGAGGAGTTATTGCAAATGAGAGCATTCCCGAATTTATGGAGAATTAA
- a CDS encoding ABC transporter substrate-binding protein → MRNKIFHILIVILVVISGFGTTFALADNTKTVTDMTGRVVTVPSEISTVLCNWLPAMMVVYMVAPDKLGAWNSMPGAGYFPDKYANLPVIGRVSDETLQSMKPDVVIIGSAIGIGGEVKRSTIDDEQKKLDPIPVVAISETSNILNESMFVQPVQYVGKFLGEEKQAEDMVAFYKKVVSQVKEGAAKIPEDKKVKVYYAEGAKGVQTDPKGSNHAALIDIAGGINVADFAIPTGQGMTEVSMEQIISWNPDVILASDPQFYASVKSDPTWQGINAVKNGRVYFIPSTAYSWFDRPTGMNQIIGIPWTAKTLYPEYFKDMDLESLVKEYHKIFYHISLDDDQIKKILNP, encoded by the coding sequence TTGAGAAATAAAATATTTCACATTTTAATCGTAATCCTTGTGGTAATCTCAGGATTCGGTACGACATTTGCCTTAGCAGACAATACCAAGACAGTCACTGATATGACCGGACGAGTAGTCACGGTTCCGTCTGAAATTAGTACCGTTCTTTGTAACTGGCTGCCGGCAATGATGGTCGTTTATATGGTTGCACCAGATAAACTGGGGGCATGGAATTCAATGCCCGGGGCTGGATATTTCCCTGATAAATATGCCAATCTCCCGGTAATCGGACGAGTCAGTGATGAAACATTACAATCAATGAAACCTGATGTGGTTATTATAGGTTCAGCGATTGGTATTGGTGGGGAAGTAAAACGTTCAACTATTGATGATGAGCAGAAGAAACTTGACCCAATACCGGTTGTCGCTATATCTGAAACTTCGAATATCCTGAATGAGAGTATGTTTGTCCAGCCTGTTCAGTATGTGGGCAAATTCCTTGGAGAAGAGAAACAGGCTGAGGATATGGTAGCATTTTATAAAAAAGTGGTATCGCAGGTAAAAGAAGGGGCAGCCAAAATCCCTGAAGATAAAAAGGTCAAAGTTTACTATGCAGAAGGTGCAAAGGGAGTTCAAACAGATCCAAAAGGGTCAAATCATGCAGCTCTTATTGATATCGCTGGCGGTATAAATGTTGCAGATTTCGCAATTCCAACAGGACAGGGGATGACTGAAGTCTCAATGGAGCAGATCATTTCATGGAACCCGGATGTCATTCTGGCTTCTGATCCACAGTTCTATGCCTCAGTAAAAAGCGACCCAACCTGGCAGGGAATAAATGCTGTGAAAAACGGAAGAGTATACTTCATCCCATCCACTGCGTACAGTTGGTTTGACCGCCCAACCGGAATGAATCAGATTATAGGTATTCCCTGGACTGCAAAAACGCTATATCCGGAATATTTCAAAGATATGGATCTTGAAAGTCTGGTCAAAGAGTATCACAAGATATTTTATCATATCTCACTCGATGATGATCAAATCAAGAAAATATTAAATCCCTAA
- a CDS encoding Rossmann-like domain-containing protein, protein MMKLYDELVEGIPDDIVVDDVIVGGGATYVEADGGVGLSTFRDYYSQRAPTLTGNLIGMPLKKVAECVKSWNFREAAVGHAALNAYYNNPTTAKKAGIDIAASKNVNDQIKGRLKDPFIKYQNLVKDKKVCVVGYSRLLNELFAPVCEMSVIEWDAPLRSYSDTGYPLSACEYLLPECDYAFLTACAISEKNMPRLLELSKNATGVIITGMTSTLSSVFFDYGVTDISGHVVIDPERVKQIHKGSENGYCLCQAPEAITRVEYLKPGM, encoded by the coding sequence ATGATGAAATTATATGATGAATTAGTTGAAGGAATTCCAGATGATATTGTAGTAGATGATGTCATAGTTGGTGGAGGAGCGACATATGTTGAGGCAGATGGCGGTGTGGGCCTCTCAACATTCAGGGATTATTACAGTCAACGTGCTCCAACATTGACTGGAAATCTTATCGGAATGCCACTAAAAAAAGTTGCTGAATGCGTAAAATCCTGGAATTTCAGGGAAGCAGCAGTTGGTCATGCAGCACTTAACGCCTACTATAACAACCCAACTACTGCTAAAAAGGCAGGAATTGATATTGCAGCATCGAAGAATGTCAATGATCAAATCAAAGGGCGACTTAAAGATCCATTTATCAAATATCAGAATCTTGTAAAAGACAAGAAAGTCTGCGTTGTTGGGTATTCCCGGCTGCTTAATGAATTATTTGCTCCTGTTTGTGAGATGAGTGTTATTGAATGGGATGCACCATTGAGAAGTTATTCTGATACTGGGTATCCGCTTTCAGCATGTGAATACCTGCTGCCAGAGTGCGATTATGCATTTTTGACCGCATGTGCAATATCAGAAAAGAATATGCCCAGGCTTCTTGAGTTATCCAAGAATGCCACCGGAGTAATTATTACTGGTATGACTTCGACCCTGTCTTCAGTATTCTTTGATTATGGTGTGACTGATATTTCAGGCCATGTTGTTATCGACCCTGAAAGAGTCAAGCAGATTCATAAAGGATCTGAAAATGGATACTGTCTCTGTCAGGCTCCGGAAGCAATTACCAGGGTAGAATATCTTAAACCCGGAATGTAG
- a CDS encoding class I SAM-dependent methyltransferase: protein MKIDTILKDNHLPSLMDQTFDQSYQRIEDIVDGLRQYRVLLWAVQSGIADVLTDEGPMESDLLIQKLGYHPEPAHLWIEALVESKILERSEKTVWLSQGISRYLISNSPLYQGDTIKYISEAIWGNEADFFSVGIKHDISEDKINPDFLRVLSQRSMRGELQDVSRVLSQKKEFLNARRLLDIGGGHGMYSISFCQQNPNLSGVILDRPSIIQFTQAMINHYMMADRISVVSGDMNTDLPGCGYDLVFASHIIYGMKDPASFINRIYQKINIGGIFISNHKFDDDWVLSDTNLLSALETATRRMYHQMIPENEYNTLIQSTGFVIKDVIKIKANTGYTTLHIAAKVTNS, encoded by the coding sequence ATGAAAATTGATACAATCTTAAAAGACAATCATCTTCCCTCTCTTATGGACCAGACTTTCGATCAATCATATCAACGGATTGAAGATATTGTCGATGGGCTTAGGCAGTATCGAGTATTACTCTGGGCTGTTCAGTCAGGTATTGCCGACGTACTAACCGACGAGGGACCAATGGAATCAGATCTTCTGATTCAAAAACTAGGATATCATCCAGAGCCCGCTCATCTATGGATTGAAGCTCTGGTAGAGAGTAAGATTTTGGAAAGATCAGAAAAGACGGTCTGGTTATCCCAGGGCATTTCCCGTTATCTCATATCAAATAGCCCCTTGTATCAAGGAGATACAATAAAGTACATATCAGAAGCAATTTGGGGAAATGAAGCCGATTTTTTCTCGGTTGGAATTAAACACGATATATCAGAGGACAAAATTAATCCGGATTTTCTTCGGGTACTCTCACAGCGTAGTATGAGAGGAGAATTACAGGATGTATCAAGGGTATTATCACAAAAGAAAGAATTCTTAAATGCACGGAGACTTCTGGACATTGGAGGAGGGCATGGTATGTATTCTATTTCATTCTGTCAGCAAAATCCAAATCTTTCAGGAGTAATTTTAGACAGGCCTTCAATAATCCAGTTCACACAGGCGATGATTAACCATTACATGATGGCAGATCGTATCTCTGTTGTTTCAGGAGATATGAATACTGATCTTCCAGGATGCGGGTATGATCTAGTTTTTGCTTCCCACATTATCTACGGAATGAAAGATCCTGCCTCATTTATAAACCGAATTTACCAGAAGATAAATATTGGAGGTATATTTATCTCAAATCATAAATTTGATGATGACTGGGTTCTATCAGATACAAATCTGTTGTCTGCTCTTGAAACTGCCACCAGAAGAATGTATCACCAGATGATACCAGAGAATGAGTACAATACATTAATTCAGTCTACGGGCTTTGTTATAAAAGATGTAATCAAGATAAAGGCAAATACCGGATATACAACATTGCATATCGCAGCAAAAGTAACAAATAGTTAA